From the Xylella fastidiosa genome, the window CTCTGGGAGCGGCGTAGTAAAGCACCCGCCCCGACGGCAGACGCAGACGCAGCCATGCACGGCTGTACTGCACTGTGATACCGCAGCAGGTGTGCGCCGTTTCGGGGTGGCCGATGGCGTCTGTGACTGCGCACTGCAACGCCTGCCAAAACGCGGCAATGGCCGGATGCGCGTTGCGCCATGCGCGCTTAAACACATCGCAGGCCAACCATGCGCGATCTGAGAGGCCGAAGGTGGGACGGTGGTTGGCCTTGGTCCATTCAAGCAGTTCCGTTGCCTCCTGAAGTAGCAGCGGCGGTAAGGCGGCCTGCGCGGCCATCGCCTCCAAATCAATGTGATACATGGCCGCAAAGGCGGCAAAGGCCCCGACACCGCCGCCATACCCCAAGGCCAATTCCTGCACTTTGCCGATTTGGCGTTGCTGCTTGGTCACGGCCTGGGGCGCTATCCCGAACGAATGGGCGTAGGCGCGCTTGTAAATGTCGTCCCCTTTGCGAATAGGCGCGTGCTCGGCATTCCATTGCAAGGCGATCGGTGCCCCGCGCAGTGCGCCGTGAGTGATGGCCTCGCCGCTGTGCCATGTACCATCCACCCCTTGGCAGGTATCAAACTCACCAAACGCGTGCAGCTTGGGGGTTTCACCGGCCAGCCACGCCAATACGCGGCCTTCAATGTTGGACAGATCGGCCACGACCAGCTTTTTATGGGTTGGTGCAATCAGACAGCTGCGCAGCGCGCTGCTGGTCAGCGCCATGACATCGTCAAATACTAAATCCACACAACCGGCTTTCATGGCATCAATGCCAACCGTGATCGCTTCTTGGCTGAGCGTGGGGCGGGGCAGGTTGTGCGGCTGAAACAGCCGCCCCGCCCACCGTCCGGTGCGACTGGCCCCGTTGAATTGCAGCGTGCCGCGCAGGCGGCCATCGCGGCTGGTGCAGTTCAGCAGCGCCTGATACTTAGCGGTGCTGGTGGTGCTGGCTTGCCTGCGGATGGACAGCAGTTCCCGCACCGTCTCTGGCAACAGCGGATCGTCAAGGCAACGCTCTACCGTGTGTTGCTGCATGTCCGGCAACGCCACGCCGTGCGCGGTGCTCAGGTGGTGTAACAGTGCATCGCGCTGGGTTGCCGCCTGCACCACTCCTGCTGTGAGGTCACTGGTGCGCTCGGCCAATGCTTGCTTGGCGCGTTCCACAGCGCCGATGGCGGCCTGCGCTAAGTCCGTATCGACCAGAACGCCTCGGTCATTAATAGTTTGGTCCAGAAACCACAGCGCCAGCTCCGCCCCCGTGTAGTTGTGGGACGGCAAGCGCTTCACCACGTCCCGCATGGCCGTCACATCGCGCCTGGCGTACTCCACAAACTGTGCCCATTCGGTCGGATGGGTGTCACGTGTGGCACGGCGCAACGTGCAGTGGGTCGGGCGTGGTTTGCAAAACAGTGCAACGAGCCGTTTGCCGTCCTTGGCCTTGGCTTGCTCCACAGGAACGCGCAGCAGCTCGCATAGCGTACCCAGCGCCCCAGGCAGCGCATGGGCCAAGGCCTGGGCCATTGAATCGCGCCAGCGCTCCAAGGGGATGCTGATGCCGCAATGGCGTAGTACGGTTCGGTCAAAATGGGAGTTGTGGAAATACAGCAGCACCGCGGGGTTGTGCAGCGCAGCCGACAGCTCCTCAGGCATCGTTGCCGTGGCGGTGCAGTCCCACACCTGCACCGGCCCCTCACCCAAGGCGTAAGCAAACAGCAACAGTTGTGCTTGCTCGGCATACGCATGCACGCCATGGGCAATCGGGACGGGGGAGTACGTCTCTAGGTCCCCCCATAGGATCGGTGCGGGTGGCTGCGCGGTGGCCATCTCAGGCGGCGACCTTCAGCGAGTCAACCACCGTCGGATTCCAGAGAATTTGGTAGCTGCTATGCCCGTTGCGTGAGTACGGAATGGCTTCGCCCCATACGCGACCGGCTTCGGTTAATTCCCAGTCGTCGCGTTCATTACGGAATTGCAGGCCACTGGAGGCTAATAATTGGTTCACCGCCTTGGCCGAGCAATGCAGCTGCTTGCCTAGTTGCGTGGCGTTGAGCAGGCAAAGCGGTTCCTGTAACGCAGGCAATGCGCGGCGTATTTCTTCGGTCGTTAAATTCGTATTGCTTTTGATACAGGCCAATGTCGCGGCGGCAGCAATTCCTGGTTTTACGCCAGTCACTTTGGAAACGAATTGGCCGATTAACAGGAGTGCGGCA encodes:
- a CDS encoding DNA polymerase; its protein translation is MATAQPPAPILWGDLETYSPVPIAHGVHAYAEQAQLLLFAYALGEGPVQVWDCTATATMPEELSAALHNPAVLLYFHNSHFDRTVLRHCGISIPLERWRDSMAQALAHALPGALGTLCELLRVPVEQAKAKDGKRLVALFCKPRPTHCTLRRATRDTHPTEWAQFVEYARRDVTAMRDVVKRLPSHNYTGAELALWFLDQTINDRGVLVDTDLAQAAIGAVERAKQALAERTSDLTAGVVQAATQRDALLHHLSTAHGVALPDMQQHTVERCLDDPLLPETVRELLSIRRQASTTSTAKYQALLNCTSRDGRLRGTLQFNGASRTGRWAGRLFQPHNLPRPTLSQEAITVGIDAMKAGCVDLVFDDVMALTSSALRSCLIAPTHKKLVVADLSNIEGRVLAWLAGETPKLHAFGEFDTCQGVDGTWHSGEAITHGALRGAPIALQWNAEHAPIRKGDDIYKRAYAHSFGIAPQAVTKQQRQIGKVQELALGYGGGVGAFAAFAAMYHIDLEAMAAQAALPPLLLQEATELLEWTKANHRPTFGLSDRAWLACDVFKRAWRNAHPAIAAFWQALQCAVTDAIGHPETAHTCCGITVQYSRAWLRLRLPSGRVLYYAAPRVDEHGALSYMGTHPVTRKWTRITTYGGKLVENITQAVSRDVLAACMPAIEAAGYSIVLTVHDEIITEADDNAAFNAAHLAALMATPPPWAQGLPLAAEGFETHRYRKQ